The following coding sequences are from one Paenibacillus sp. JDR-2 window:
- a CDS encoding ABC transporter ATP-binding protein, whose protein sequence is MIEVRNLTKTYMTHERGHTLREVTRNLIKRPMKEIKAVHDLTFTVQQGEMLAFLGPNGAGKSTTLKILTGVLHPTSGEVKALGLVPWKQRRQYVGRIGAVFGQKSQLLWDIPPVDAFYMNKAIYGVPERQYQSTLNELTELLDVGDIIRKPTRQLSLGERMKCEFIMAMLHRPEIVFLDEPTIGLDMIAKENIRHFIRSMNRQGVTFILTTHDLEDVEMLAERVIVINHGEIVVDDSLGVLRSRLGEKKSVRLMTETVVPDIRIQGITVTERKGPLELELEIDTSVLSLKRFIREFNEVYGIVDMAIEAIPIESIMKELYMAEAAVESAATKS, encoded by the coding sequence ATGATCGAAGTGAGAAATCTGACGAAAACGTATATGACCCATGAACGCGGCCATACGCTCCGCGAAGTGACGCGTAATTTGATCAAACGGCCGATGAAGGAAATCAAGGCCGTTCATGATTTGACTTTTACCGTCCAGCAAGGGGAAATGCTGGCTTTCCTTGGTCCCAACGGAGCCGGGAAGTCAACGACGCTCAAGATCCTGACGGGCGTCCTTCATCCGACCTCGGGTGAAGTTAAGGCGTTGGGGCTTGTTCCGTGGAAGCAGAGAAGACAGTATGTCGGCCGTATCGGCGCCGTTTTTGGACAGAAGTCGCAGCTGCTCTGGGATATTCCTCCCGTCGATGCCTTTTATATGAACAAAGCGATTTACGGCGTTCCGGAGCGGCAGTACCAGTCAACGTTAAATGAGCTCACCGAGCTGCTTGATGTTGGCGACATCATCAGAAAGCCCACCCGCCAGCTCTCGTTAGGCGAGCGAATGAAATGCGAGTTTATTATGGCGATGCTGCATCGGCCGGAAATCGTGTTTCTCGACGAGCCCACGATTGGGCTGGATATGATTGCGAAGGAGAATATCCGTCATTTTATCCGAAGCATGAACCGACAAGGAGTAACATTCATATTAACGACGCATGACCTGGAGGATGTCGAGATGCTCGCGGAGCGGGTTATTGTTATTAACCATGGCGAGATTGTGGTGGATGATTCGCTTGGCGTATTAAGAAGCAGGCTAGGGGAGAAGAAGTCGGTCCGTCTGATGACGGAAACCGTTGTTCCGGATATTCGTATCCAGGGGATAACGGTTACGGAACGGAAAGGTCCTTTAGAGCTTGAGCTGGAGATTGATACGAGCGTATTGTCTTTGAAGCGTTTTATCCGGGAATTCAACGAGGTTTATGGCATTGTGGACATGGCGATTGAGGCTATTCCGATAGAATCGATTATGAAGGAACTTTATATGGCGGAAGCAGCCGTGGAGTCGGCCGCGACTAAGTCATGA
- a CDS encoding MerR family transcriptional regulator, which yields MEYTVQKLGQLAGVSTRTLRYYDELGLLKPARVRKSGYRIYGQAEVDLLQQILFFRELGLGLEQIRQIIQDPAFDKSNALKEHREQLLDRRRQLDVLIRNVEQSIEHAEGRINMSDKQKFEGFKQKLIDENEKKYGMEIREKYGDDSVNASNAKLSNMTQEQYDEVTSLGEEIKATLAEAFKTGDPAGELARKTAELHKRWLMFYWKEYSKEAHAGLSQMYVDDERFTAYYDTDQPGVAAFLRDAIHIYTGVKQP from the coding sequence ATGGAATATACCGTACAGAAGCTGGGACAGCTCGCGGGTGTAAGCACAAGAACCTTGCGGTATTACGATGAACTTGGATTGTTAAAGCCGGCAAGAGTCCGTAAATCCGGGTACCGGATTTACGGGCAGGCGGAGGTGGATCTGCTGCAGCAGATTTTATTTTTCCGGGAGCTTGGCTTGGGCCTTGAGCAAATCAGGCAAATCATTCAAGATCCGGCTTTCGATAAGTCGAATGCGCTGAAGGAGCACCGCGAGCAGCTTCTCGACAGAAGGCGGCAGCTGGATGTCCTTATCCGGAATGTCGAGCAATCTATTGAGCACGCGGAAGGGAGAATAAATATGTCTGACAAACAAAAATTCGAAGGCTTCAAGCAGAAGCTGATTGATGAGAATGAGAAGAAATACGGCATGGAGATCCGGGAGAAATACGGCGACGATTCCGTTAACGCGTCCAACGCGAAGCTGAGCAATATGACGCAGGAGCAGTACGATGAAGTAACCAGCCTAGGGGAAGAGATCAAAGCAACCTTGGCTGAAGCATTCAAAACCGGTGATCCCGCGGGCGAGCTGGCTCGGAAAACGGCAGAGCTGCACAAACGCTGGCTGATGTTTTATTGGAAGGAGTACTCGAAGGAGGCTCATGCCGGTTTGTCCCAAATGTATGTGGATGATGAACGGTTCACCGCTTACTACGATACCGATCAGCCCGGAGTAGCCGCTTTCTTGAGGGATGCCATTCATATCTATACGGGAGTGAAGCAACCGTAG
- a CDS encoding acyl-CoA dehydrogenase family protein: protein MRFQLEEEYELTRVAVRDFAESELAPGAVDRDELERFDRSLFDNMAAMGLTGIPIAEEWGGAGSDVLVYTIVLEELARVCASTSAVLEAHTAAAWVLAKHGSDNLRETKLMPLTTGNRLGTIVYSHPTLRGKRLGKDIYKLDGSLSSVELAGIADDYVGLIKHQTGGLSIGVVSGDSPGIACEPSESKLGLRGMPNAELRFQSVNCSLFNAVKENSGAGARDIFNGINVMRDIGAAAQATGIAQGALDAALAYAKERTQFGKPIGRQQGIAFKLADMAANVEASRWLVYDAAWSIDKGLSGSAKAAMAKLYGIKHAVATAIEAVQVFGGYGYMREYRVERYLRDAKTLEASLDHSYSAILSLEAE from the coding sequence GTGCGGTTTCAGCTGGAAGAGGAATATGAGCTGACACGTGTTGCGGTGAGGGATTTTGCAGAAAGCGAGCTTGCCCCGGGGGCAGTTGACAGAGATGAGCTTGAGCGGTTTGACCGCAGCTTGTTCGACAACATGGCGGCGATGGGCTTAACGGGGATTCCGATTGCCGAGGAGTGGGGCGGAGCGGGCAGCGATGTACTCGTCTACACGATCGTCTTGGAAGAACTGGCAAGGGTATGTGCTTCAACCTCGGCTGTGCTTGAGGCTCATACAGCAGCGGCATGGGTGCTTGCCAAGCATGGAAGCGATAACTTGCGCGAGACAAAGTTAATGCCGTTAACTACAGGGAATAGGCTTGGAACCATTGTTTATTCGCATCCAACTTTAAGGGGAAAAAGGCTGGGCAAAGACATCTATAAACTTGACGGATCTCTTTCGTCCGTCGAACTGGCTGGCATAGCGGATGATTATGTAGGGCTGATTAAGCACCAGACCGGAGGGCTCTCGATAGGTGTTGTTTCAGGCGACAGCCCCGGCATTGCCTGTGAGCCCTCGGAAAGTAAGCTGGGTTTGAGGGGAATGCCAAACGCGGAGCTTCGTTTTCAATCCGTTAATTGCTCTTTGTTTAATGCAGTTAAAGAAAATTCGGGAGCAGGCGCAAGAGATATATTTAATGGTATTAATGTTATGCGGGATATTGGCGCGGCTGCTCAAGCTACGGGAATTGCTCAGGGGGCATTGGATGCCGCGTTAGCCTATGCGAAGGAACGGACGCAATTCGGCAAACCTATCGGACGCCAGCAAGGCATTGCGTTTAAGCTGGCGGATATGGCGGCAAATGTGGAGGCATCAAGGTGGCTTGTCTACGATGCTGCCTGGTCAATAGATAAAGGTTTGTCAGGCAGCGCGAAGGCGGCTATGGCAAAGCTTTACGGAATAAAACACGCGGTAGCGACGGCCATTGAGGCGGTACAGGTTTTTGGCGGATACGGTTATATGCGCGAATACCGCGTTGAACGTTATTTGCGGGATGCCAAAACGCTGGAAGCCTCCTTGGACCATTCGTATTCGGCTATTTTAAGCCTGGAGGCGGAATAG
- a CDS encoding acetyl-CoA C-acetyltransferase has translation MSNRQSVIVAGARTAFGKFGGQFKSVPAVQLGASAIDGAIQRSGISPGQVDGVIMGMVLQAGAGQIPSRQAARLAGLSWEIPSETINKVCASGMRAITMADQMIRSGDAEIVVAGGMESMSRTPYAVPAARWGARMGNAALVDLMNHDGLFCAFHQVPMGSLGNRVADEFNIGRQEQDDWALRSHLRAVAAQQSGRFAEEIVPVILDDGTQHHVDECPRPDTDAAKLAKLKPAFDRTGTITAGNAPGVNDGAAAVTVMSTVEAARLGVKPLATILGHASAGAEAAYLATVPALAIRKLLKQTGVPLEKIDLFEVNEAFASVVLISGQMLGWDHEKVNVNGGAIALGHPIGASGARIVLTLIHELKRRGGGLGIAAICSGGAQGDAILLEVNA, from the coding sequence ATGTCAAATCGTCAGTCGGTTATCGTTGCGGGAGCAAGAACAGCATTTGGCAAGTTTGGCGGCCAGTTCAAATCCGTACCAGCCGTTCAGCTAGGAGCTTCTGCGATTGATGGCGCCATTCAAAGATCCGGCATTTCACCCGGTCAGGTGGATGGCGTCATTATGGGCATGGTGCTTCAGGCGGGAGCCGGCCAGATTCCGTCCAGGCAAGCGGCAAGGCTGGCGGGTCTAAGCTGGGAAATACCGTCGGAGACGATAAACAAGGTTTGCGCATCAGGCATGCGTGCCATCACGATGGCCGATCAAATGATTCGTTCCGGCGATGCCGAGATCGTTGTTGCAGGCGGCATGGAAAGCATGAGCCGCACCCCATACGCCGTTCCAGCGGCGAGATGGGGCGCTAGAATGGGCAATGCGGCACTTGTTGATCTAATGAATCATGACGGTTTATTTTGCGCGTTCCATCAGGTGCCGATGGGCTCGCTTGGCAACCGTGTGGCAGACGAGTTCAATATCGGACGTCAAGAGCAGGACGATTGGGCCCTTCGAAGCCACTTGCGCGCGGTAGCTGCACAACAGAGCGGCCGCTTTGCCGAGGAGATCGTTCCCGTCATTCTGGATGACGGTACGCAGCATCATGTTGACGAGTGTCCTCGTCCGGATACGGATGCGGCAAAGCTTGCCAAATTAAAGCCTGCTTTCGACCGGACCGGGACGATTACGGCCGGCAATGCTCCCGGCGTGAATGACGGCGCCGCTGCGGTGACGGTCATGTCTACGGTAGAAGCCGCTCGTCTTGGTGTCAAGCCGCTTGCGACCATACTTGGCCATGCTTCGGCAGGCGCGGAAGCTGCGTATTTGGCAACCGTCCCGGCGCTTGCGATCCGTAAGCTTCTGAAGCAGACGGGAGTACCGCTTGAGAAGATTGATCTTTTTGAAGTGAACGAAGCTTTCGCTTCGGTTGTGCTGATCAGCGGACAAATGCTTGGCTGGGATCACGAAAAAGTAAACGTCAACGGCGGAGCGATCGCGCTGGGGCATCCGATTGGAGCGAGCGGCGCCCGCATTGTGTTGACGCTGATTCATGAACTGAAGCGTCGGGGCGGCGGGTTAGGGATTGCCGCGATTTGCAGCGGCGGAGCGCAAGGCGACGCGATTTTGCTTGAGGTTAATGCTTGA
- a CDS encoding 3-hydroxybutyryl-CoA dehydrogenase — translation MEQVQQIRQVTVLGAGQMGAGIAQTLAQCGYETALYDITEAAVERGMYAIGSSLERIVKKGRLTKEQQEAAMQKLTPVITLEACRVSDFVIEAIPEQLALKQKLFKELDRICPTHAILATNTSSLSITAIAGVTKRPSQVIGMHFMNPVPVMTLVEVIRGLATSTDTLTTTVAFAESLGKTAVRVEDYPGFISNRILMPMINEAIYAVYEGVASPEAVDQIMKLGMNHPMGPLALADFIGLDTCLYIMETLHEGFGDSKYRPCPLLRNYVSAGWLGKKTGKGFYSYE, via the coding sequence ATGGAGCAGGTACAGCAGATCCGCCAGGTCACCGTGCTGGGAGCCGGGCAAATGGGAGCCGGCATTGCCCAGACTCTGGCGCAATGCGGATATGAGACCGCGCTTTACGATATTACCGAAGCGGCGGTTGAGCGGGGAATGTACGCGATTGGAAGCTCCCTGGAGCGAATCGTCAAAAAAGGACGGCTGACGAAGGAGCAGCAGGAAGCCGCCATGCAGAAGCTGACGCCGGTTATTACTCTGGAAGCCTGCCGGGTATCTGATTTTGTCATTGAAGCCATCCCTGAACAGCTTGCGCTAAAACAGAAGCTCTTCAAGGAATTGGACCGGATATGCCCGACGCATGCCATTCTTGCCACAAATACCTCTTCGCTGTCGATAACGGCTATTGCGGGTGTGACGAAACGTCCCTCGCAAGTGATTGGCATGCATTTTATGAATCCGGTTCCGGTTATGACGCTTGTGGAAGTGATTCGGGGTCTGGCCACTTCGACGGATACGCTGACAACGACGGTTGCCTTTGCCGAATCGCTTGGGAAGACGGCCGTCCGCGTTGAGGATTATCCGGGCTTTATCTCGAACCGGATTCTGATGCCGATGATTAACGAGGCGATCTATGCCGTCTATGAAGGCGTGGCATCGCCCGAAGCGGTAGACCAAATTATGAAGCTAGGAATGAACCATCCGATGGGCCCGCTTGCTCTCGCGGACTTTATCGGACTGGATACTTGCTTGTACATTATGGAGACGCTGCATGAGGGGTTTGGCGATTCGAAATACCGGCCGTGCCCGCTGCTGCGCAACTATGTATCGGCCGGTTGGCTAGGGAAGAAAACCGGGAAGGGCTTTTACAGCTACGAATAG
- a CDS encoding acyl-CoA dehydrogenase family protein — MELRFTKEQQDIRQAIRQFAAREIASAVPRMESEERFPAEIIRSMAERDWMGIPVSKHWGGAGSDFISYIIAINEVSRVSAAVGVILSVHTSVCTLPILNYGTEEQREQFVRKLASGEWIGAFALTEPHAGSDAAAIRTSAERKGDHYELNGSKLFITNAGAAGVYVVFAVTDGTKRAGGITAFIVPGDMEGLHIGKPERKMGLHGSNTCELHFEQLRIPAEYRLGREGEGFAIAKGSLDGGRIGIAAQALGIAEASIELLRDRFGPPKGYPYTSRDTELAELLARTAAARLLVYRAASLRQEGRPCTKESSMAKMFASDTAVAVTGAAVRLLGEEGLSKEHPAERLFRDAKVTQIYEGTNEIHRLVISGGLMK, encoded by the coding sequence ATGGAACTCCGGTTTACGAAGGAGCAGCAAGACATTAGGCAGGCTATTCGGCAGTTTGCCGCTCGGGAAATAGCATCAGCCGTGCCCCGGATGGAATCCGAGGAGCGGTTTCCTGCGGAAATCATCCGAAGCATGGCGGAGCGGGATTGGATGGGAATTCCCGTTTCCAAGCATTGGGGCGGGGCCGGATCGGATTTTATCTCTTATATTATCGCGATTAACGAAGTGTCGAGGGTTAGCGCTGCGGTTGGCGTTATTTTATCCGTCCACACTTCCGTATGCACGCTTCCTATTCTGAATTACGGCACGGAGGAGCAGCGAGAGCAATTCGTCAGAAAGCTGGCTTCGGGCGAGTGGATCGGAGCCTTTGCCTTAACGGAACCGCATGCCGGTTCGGATGCTGCTGCTATACGGACATCAGCCGAGCGGAAAGGCGACCATTATGAACTAAACGGCTCCAAGCTGTTTATCACTAACGCTGGAGCTGCTGGGGTATATGTCGTGTTTGCCGTTACGGACGGGACGAAGCGTGCCGGCGGCATTACCGCATTTATCGTGCCGGGGGATATGGAGGGGCTTCATATCGGGAAGCCGGAGCGGAAAATGGGTCTTCACGGTTCCAATACCTGCGAGCTTCATTTCGAACAGCTGCGTATTCCCGCGGAGTACCGGCTGGGACGGGAAGGCGAAGGATTCGCGATTGCCAAAGGCTCGCTTGACGGCGGCCGGATCGGCATAGCCGCGCAAGCGCTTGGCATTGCCGAAGCCTCGATTGAGCTCCTCCGCGATCGGTTTGGTCCGCCAAAGGGTTATCCCTATACTTCCCGTGATACCGAGCTAGCGGAGCTTCTGGCCAGAACGGCGGCAGCCAGGCTGTTAGTCTACCGTGCCGCTTCGCTTCGTCAGGAGGGCAGACCATGCACGAAGGAATCGTCAATGGCCAAGATGTTTGCTTCCGATACGGCAGTTGCCGTAACCGGGGCTGCCGTCCGGCTGTTGGGCGAAGAGGGACTATCCAAGGAGCATCCCGCCGAACGGTTGTTCAGAGATGCGAAAGTGACGCAAATTTACGAGGGTACCAATGAAATTCACCGCCTTGTGATCAGCGGCGGATTGATGAAATGA
- the prpB gene encoding methylisocitrate lyase encodes MRSSPGLKLRDAIQAEQPLQVAGAINAYAAMMAEQVGFRALYLSGAGVANASFGLPDLGITTLQDVLEDIRRITNVSELPLLVDIDTGFGSAFQIARTIKEMQRAGVAAVHIEDQVSEKRCGHRPNKAMVRTDEMVDRIKAAVDAKTDGSFVIMARTDALASEGIEAAIERSGRYVEAGADMLFPEAVSSLDEYKRFAEAVQVPILANITEFGKTPLFTVEQLRDAGVSLALYPLSAFRAMNAAALRVYRTIREEGSQQKVVDLMQTRAELYDFLHYYDYEHKLDALFGMELKEEKGEG; translated from the coding sequence ATGAGAAGTAGCCCCGGACTTAAGCTTCGGGACGCCATTCAGGCGGAGCAGCCCCTTCAAGTGGCGGGAGCGATTAACGCGTATGCTGCCATGATGGCGGAGCAGGTTGGCTTCCGCGCGCTGTATTTATCCGGTGCGGGAGTCGCTAATGCTTCCTTTGGTCTTCCTGACCTGGGAATCACCACGCTTCAGGACGTGCTTGAGGATATCCGCCGGATTACGAATGTATCGGAGCTGCCTCTGTTAGTCGATATCGATACCGGCTTCGGCAGTGCCTTTCAGATCGCCAGAACAATTAAGGAGATGCAGAGAGCCGGCGTGGCGGCTGTCCATATCGAGGATCAGGTGTCGGAGAAAAGATGCGGACACCGACCGAACAAGGCAATGGTGCGAACGGATGAGATGGTCGACCGGATCAAAGCCGCGGTAGATGCCAAGACCGACGGCAGCTTTGTTATTATGGCAAGGACGGATGCTTTGGCCTCGGAAGGGATTGAGGCTGCGATTGAACGCTCTGGCAGGTATGTGGAAGCGGGAGCGGATATGCTTTTTCCCGAAGCGGTTAGCAGTCTTGACGAATATAAAAGGTTTGCCGAGGCCGTGCAGGTACCTATTCTGGCGAATATAACGGAATTCGGGAAAACGCCGCTTTTCACAGTGGAACAGCTCCGGGATGCGGGAGTCAGCCTTGCGCTGTACCCTTTATCGGCGTTTCGGGCCATGAACGCGGCGGCGCTGCGCGTCTACCGTACGATTCGCGAAGAAGGTTCGCAGCAGAAGGTAGTAGATCTGATGCAGACGCGAGCGGAGCTGTATGATTTTCTGCACTATTATGATTATGAACATAAACTTGATGCGTTGTTTGGAATGGAGCTGAAGGAGGAGAAGGGAGAGGGGTAA
- a CDS encoding citrate synthase/methylcitrate synthase → MPEPKQGGLAAVIAGQTRISTVGKEGKGLSYRGYSIYDLARFAAFEETAYLLLYGWLPDAEQLGQFRKQLTASRELPPALISILELLPGSAHPMDVLRTGYSALASFEPEEEGRSALDIAVRLIGCTSSILLYWYHYQNSGKRIDTAGSGGDTASHFLQLLHQTEPGVQHAKALDVSLTLYAEHEFNASTFAARVTASTLSDFYSAIATGVGTLRGPLHGGANEAAMELIERYGNPDDAEAGILEALRQKQLIMGFGHRVYSVSDPRSDVIKEWSLALSEQAGDRKLYEISERIEQVMRREKKLFPNLDFYSASAYYHLGIPTPLFTPVFVLSRLTGWSAHVMEQRAGNRIIRPSADYIGPDPQEWLPLDQR, encoded by the coding sequence ATGCCGGAACCAAAGCAAGGTGGCCTTGCGGCTGTTATAGCCGGGCAGACTCGAATCTCGACTGTCGGCAAGGAAGGGAAGGGTTTATCGTACCGCGGTTATTCCATCTACGATTTAGCCCGATTCGCAGCCTTTGAGGAGACTGCGTATTTACTTTTGTACGGATGGCTTCCGGATGCCGAACAGCTTGGCCAGTTTCGGAAGCAGCTGACTGCCAGCCGGGAGCTGCCGCCTGCCTTGATCAGCATACTCGAGCTGCTGCCTGGCAGTGCCCATCCGATGGATGTGCTCCGAACCGGTTATTCTGCCCTTGCCTCGTTCGAGCCGGAGGAGGAAGGGCGTTCCGCCTTGGATATTGCGGTCCGGTTGATTGGCTGCACGTCTTCGATTCTGCTGTACTGGTATCACTATCAGAATAGCGGCAAGCGGATTGATACAGCTGGCAGCGGCGGGGATACCGCTTCGCATTTTCTGCAGCTGCTGCATCAGACGGAGCCTGGGGTGCAGCATGCCAAAGCGCTTGATGTTTCTCTAACGCTATACGCGGAGCACGAATTCAACGCCTCGACGTTTGCTGCAAGAGTTACGGCTTCAACGCTATCCGATTTTTATTCGGCGATTGCTACCGGGGTGGGCACGCTGCGCGGACCTCTGCACGGCGGTGCCAACGAGGCGGCCATGGAACTCATTGAGCGTTACGGCAATCCGGATGATGCGGAGGCGGGCATTCTGGAGGCTCTCCGGCAAAAGCAGCTGATCATGGGATTTGGCCACCGCGTCTATTCGGTCTCGGATCCCCGTTCCGATGTGATTAAGGAGTGGTCTCTTGCCCTGTCCGAACAGGCCGGAGACCGGAAACTGTACGAGATCTCCGAGAGAATCGAACAGGTAATGCGCCGGGAAAAAAAGCTGTTCCCCAATCTGGATTTCTACAGCGCCTCGGCCTATTATCATTTGGGGATTCCTACACCGTTATTTACCCCTGTCTTTGTGTTGTCCCGCCTCACGGGATGGTCGGCGCATGTTATGGAGCAGCGGGCAGGGAACCGGATTATCCGTCCAAGCGCCGATTATATCGGACCTGATCCGCAAGAGTGGCTGCCGCTCGATCAGCGCTAG
- a CDS encoding bifunctional 2-methylcitrate dehydratase/aconitate hydratase, with amino-acid sequence MSVTFSTNRPDPDPLLVDIAEYVLHKELASEEAYNTARLCLMDTLGCGLLALRYPECAKLLSPLVPGTVVPNGARVPGTSTVTDPVTAAFQIGCLIRWLDYNDTWLAAEWGHPSDNLGGILAAADYISRKNRAEGKTPLTIRDVLTAMIKAHEIQGILALENSFNRVGLDHVLLVKIASTAVVAQLLGGSKNEIVNAVSHAWLDGHALRTYRHAPNTGSRKSWAAGDATSRAVWLSMMALRGEMGYPSALSAPAWGFQDVLFKGKPVVQARPFDSYVMEHILFKISFPAEFHGQTAVEAAIRLHPLVKDRIDDIAAIELTTHESAIRIIDKRGPLHNPADRDHCLQYMVAIGLLHGGLTADHYEDAAASDPRIDQLRDKMRTTQDQRYSEEYLDADKRSIANAIQVFFADGSSTGKVEVEYPIGHRRRREEGIPLLVSKFEENLKTRFPAKQAGRIAALCQDQEALEHTKVDQFVDLFVI; translated from the coding sequence ATGTCTGTAACGTTTAGTACGAACCGCCCCGATCCCGATCCGCTGCTGGTCGATATTGCGGAATACGTTCTTCATAAGGAGCTGGCCAGCGAAGAAGCTTACAATACCGCAAGGCTATGCCTGATGGATACGCTTGGCTGCGGACTGCTGGCGCTCCGTTATCCGGAATGCGCCAAGCTTCTTAGTCCGCTTGTGCCGGGAACCGTGGTGCCAAACGGCGCGCGGGTGCCGGGTACTTCAACCGTAACGGACCCGGTCACGGCCGCCTTCCAGATCGGCTGCCTGATCCGTTGGCTCGATTACAACGATACGTGGCTTGCCGCCGAATGGGGTCATCCCTCCGACAATCTGGGCGGCATTCTCGCTGCCGCCGATTATATCAGCCGCAAGAACCGAGCCGAAGGCAAAACCCCGCTCACCATTCGCGATGTGCTGACGGCGATGATTAAAGCGCATGAGATTCAGGGAATCCTCGCGCTTGAGAACAGCTTTAACCGGGTAGGACTCGATCATGTGCTCCTTGTCAAAATCGCCTCTACCGCCGTCGTTGCTCAGCTTCTTGGAGGCAGCAAGAACGAGATCGTGAATGCCGTCTCGCATGCTTGGCTTGACGGCCATGCTCTCCGGACGTACCGCCACGCGCCGAATACGGGCTCGAGAAAATCATGGGCCGCCGGAGACGCCACAAGCCGGGCCGTATGGCTCTCCATGATGGCGCTTCGCGGCGAGATGGGCTATCCGTCTGCGCTGAGCGCTCCGGCTTGGGGATTCCAGGATGTCCTGTTTAAAGGGAAGCCTGTGGTTCAGGCGAGGCCGTTTGATTCCTATGTCATGGAACATATCTTGTTCAAAATTTCGTTTCCGGCGGAATTTCACGGACAGACTGCCGTTGAAGCGGCCATTCGGCTGCATCCGCTTGTGAAAGACCGGATTGATGATATTGCTGCGATCGAGCTTACTACCCACGAGTCGGCGATCCGCATTATCGACAAGCGGGGACCGCTCCATAATCCGGCGGACCGCGATCACTGCCTGCAATATATGGTTGCGATAGGCCTGCTGCACGGCGGACTTACGGCGGATCATTATGAGGATGCGGCGGCTTCCGATCCCCGGATCGATCAGCTGCGGGATAAAATGCGCACGACCCAGGATCAGAGGTATTCCGAAGAATATCTGGATGCCGACAAACGTTCCATCGCCAACGCCATTCAAGTGTTTTTCGCGGATGGTTCTTCAACCGGTAAAGTGGAGGTGGAGTACCCAATCGGCCACCGGAGAAGAAGAGAGGAAGGCATTCCTTTATTGGTGAGCAAATTCGAAGAGAATCTGAAGACGCGTTTCCCGGCGAAGCAAGCCGGTCGGATCGCCGCTCTTTGCCAGGATCAGGAGGCTTTGGAGCACACAAAAGTGGATCAATTTGTCGATTTGTTCGTCATTTAA